In one Pseudomonas sp. R84 genomic region, the following are encoded:
- a CDS encoding restriction endonuclease — translation MATKLVPNNQLSMSELIVDAVYEGSADGQLSGEPISKLLPGSGNMGGFRVSGRGERKNWVVLFTTGEDRDWPDTLDLSTGQFVYYGDNKTPGHELHDTRSGGNKVLRHAFSRLHADHEPRCDIAPFLIFKKLPTANAARSVQFKGLAVPGFQGLSATEDLVAVWKSSGGQRFQNYRSTFTILDVPVVKRAWINDLAAGNSRTANAPKAWIDWLESGRYCPLAAEATTIIRSAEQQSPDTALKRRILAGVWQYFKDVPIAFEAFAARIYQMTDSRVIVDEITRGTIDGGRDAVGRYLLGLGDDPVYAEFSLEAKCYRPALGGDTPSTVGVKEVSRLISRIRHRQFGVLVTTSIVARQAYQEVREDRHPIIFISGRDIAEILIKNGFNTEGRVEALLKNEFKI, via the coding sequence ATGGCTACTAAATTGGTACCTAATAATCAGCTATCAATGAGTGAGCTGATTGTTGATGCGGTATATGAAGGCAGTGCTGATGGACAGCTTTCAGGCGAGCCCATTTCAAAATTGCTTCCAGGCTCGGGCAATATGGGCGGTTTCCGTGTGTCTGGTCGAGGCGAACGAAAGAATTGGGTGGTTTTATTTACGACGGGGGAAGATCGGGACTGGCCTGACACGCTTGATCTGAGCACCGGCCAATTTGTCTACTACGGTGACAATAAAACACCAGGTCATGAACTGCATGACACTCGTTCAGGTGGAAATAAGGTGTTGCGTCACGCGTTCTCACGGCTCCATGCCGATCATGAGCCGCGGTGCGATATTGCCCCGTTCTTGATTTTTAAAAAACTACCGACTGCTAATGCGGCTCGATCCGTTCAGTTCAAGGGCCTTGCCGTCCCTGGGTTTCAGGGGCTGTCGGCGACCGAAGATTTAGTCGCCGTCTGGAAGTCATCCGGTGGGCAGCGATTTCAGAATTACCGTTCGACTTTTACGATCCTCGACGTTCCGGTCGTCAAGCGTGCATGGATCAATGATCTTGCTGCAGGTAATTCTAGGACCGCGAATGCGCCAAAAGCCTGGATCGATTGGCTAGAGTCGGGAAGGTATTGCCCACTGGCGGCAGAGGCGACAACGATCATTCGCTCTGCCGAGCAGCAATCACCCGATACTGCCTTGAAACGCCGCATCTTGGCCGGTGTATGGCAGTATTTCAAAGATGTACCTATCGCATTTGAGGCATTTGCTGCACGCATTTACCAGATGACCGACTCGCGCGTCATCGTTGATGAAATCACTCGCGGCACTATTGATGGTGGGCGTGATGCAGTAGGGCGTTATTTGCTTGGACTTGGCGACGACCCTGTTTATGCCGAGTTCTCGCTTGAGGCCAAGTGCTACCGGCCAGCACTTGGTGGAGATACGCCGAGTACGGTGGGCGTAAAAGAGGTGTCTCGACTGATTTCTCGGATACGGCATAGACAATTTGGCGTGTTGGTTACGACCTCGATAGTTGCTCGTCAGGCCTATCAAGAAGTGCGAGAGGATCGTCATCCGATCATTTTTATATCGGGGCGAGACATTGCTGAAATTCTGATCAAGAACGGATTCAACACGGAAGGCAGAGTCGAAGCCTTGCTAAAAAATGAATTCAAGATTTAG
- a CDS encoding ATP-binding protein, whose protein sequence is MTKPSTDTAQASPTKQFFVSMLTRDISLVDAILDLLDNCLDGAMRLKHGNEVDYSKHFVSIKVAEDHFSIADNCGGIPRDVAINYAFKMGRDSDDDRDSDAETIGMYGVGMKRAIFKMGRNALVRTRHGDDMFEVPITSQWLEAKNWDPLPINEPTETKERLDEAGTTIYVTDLYEGVSRHFSNGGFINDVSTAISEHFTTFIQWGLKVSLNGTPMKAVPVQVLVSTEEGSPAPYVYQATIDEVLVSISVGLNTGKSLDDDDEDDTGFERDRSSATAGWTVLCNDRAVIVGDKSRLTGWGDGIPLYHPQFAMITGIIEFRSKHADKLPVTTTKRALDTSSNVWLESLVKMKEGMRIWISYTNQWKNHPRADQTSHWESAKPMPLNQAIEVVGARSATKKNAGTIEFNPQKAKVLPVPDDKKPSSRKIVYSRPAEEIRLVSKLLFDEPDEKPGIVGDKCFEIQLANAKKQGD, encoded by the coding sequence ATGACAAAGCCAAGCACTGACACAGCTCAGGCCAGCCCAACGAAGCAGTTCTTCGTATCGATGCTAACGCGCGACATCAGTCTCGTTGATGCCATCCTTGACCTGCTCGACAACTGCCTTGATGGCGCAATGCGACTGAAACACGGTAATGAGGTCGATTACTCGAAGCACTTTGTGAGCATCAAGGTCGCCGAAGATCACTTCTCCATTGCTGACAATTGCGGCGGCATCCCGCGCGACGTTGCCATTAACTACGCATTCAAGATGGGGCGCGATTCCGACGACGACCGCGACTCGGATGCAGAAACCATTGGTATGTACGGCGTCGGCATGAAGCGAGCGATCTTCAAGATGGGTCGTAACGCGTTAGTGCGAACACGGCATGGTGATGACATGTTTGAGGTGCCGATCACATCGCAATGGCTGGAGGCAAAAAATTGGGATCCGCTTCCTATCAATGAACCGACTGAGACAAAGGAGCGGCTTGACGAAGCGGGCACCACGATTTACGTCACTGATCTCTATGAGGGTGTCTCGCGGCATTTTTCTAACGGGGGATTTATTAACGACGTGAGCACCGCGATTTCGGAGCACTTTACGACGTTTATTCAGTGGGGCCTGAAGGTCTCACTGAACGGCACGCCTATGAAGGCGGTCCCCGTACAGGTTCTCGTTTCGACTGAAGAGGGCAGTCCGGCCCCTTACGTTTACCAGGCGACGATTGACGAGGTGCTAGTGTCGATCTCCGTAGGCCTCAATACGGGGAAAAGCCTAGACGACGATGATGAAGATGATACGGGTTTCGAGCGTGATCGCTCTTCTGCAACTGCAGGCTGGACAGTACTTTGCAACGACCGTGCGGTTATCGTTGGAGATAAAAGCCGCCTGACAGGCTGGGGCGACGGCATTCCGCTCTACCACCCGCAGTTCGCCATGATCACAGGCATCATTGAGTTCCGTTCCAAGCATGCCGACAAATTGCCAGTTACGACGACAAAGCGGGCACTCGACACGTCCTCGAACGTTTGGTTGGAGTCCCTCGTCAAGATGAAGGAGGGTATGCGCATATGGATTTCTTACACGAACCAGTGGAAGAACCATCCACGCGCCGACCAGACGAGTCATTGGGAATCCGCCAAGCCGATGCCGTTGAACCAGGCTATTGAGGTTGTTGGCGCTCGTAGTGCTACTAAAAAAAACGCTGGCACGATCGAATTCAACCCCCAGAAAGCGAAGGTTTTGCCGGTACCGGATGACAAGAAGCCATCTTCCCGAAAGATCGTTTACTCACGCCCTGCCGAGGAGATACGACTCGTCTCGAAACTGCTGTTCGACGAGCCGGATGAGAAACCCGGGATCGTGGGCGATAAGTGCTTTGAGATCCAGCTCGCGAACGCCAAGAAGCAGGGGGACTGA
- a CDS encoding O-methyltransferase, producing MSAGSSLPYQLRPNKAVDRELFLSLLMRLAPKLVLEKYHYVGLGGPFLEDFRMIHGRLGIPRMTCIEIEEQVHKRQLFNRPISSIECIHKTLEDYLDETDFNDPVIIWFDFTEPRGITTQIERFARTMGSVPIGSILRVTLNANPGSLGKPAENLSEAELMEWRLQAFQRRLGALFPNDLAADGMKQKNFGKSLLYALKLAVEREVLSFRDRQIVWALATHYSDGQAMVTATLIICEADDKSVEELVKGWEFYSTADAPHRVDLPALSTLERLTMESSVDAKAYMGFELPKSDMDENPFEVFRKFYRIYPHFSRVEL from the coding sequence ATGAGTGCAGGTTCGTCACTGCCGTACCAGTTACGGCCCAACAAAGCCGTGGACCGTGAGCTGTTTCTGTCTTTACTCATGCGATTGGCTCCGAAACTCGTGCTCGAAAAGTACCACTACGTTGGCCTTGGTGGGCCCTTTCTCGAAGATTTCCGGATGATCCACGGCCGGCTCGGCATTCCGAGGATGACATGCATTGAGATAGAAGAGCAGGTACATAAGCGTCAGCTCTTTAACCGCCCAATCTCGTCCATCGAATGCATTCATAAAACCCTTGAAGATTATCTTGATGAAACCGACTTCAATGACCCCGTCATCATTTGGTTCGATTTCACGGAGCCTAGAGGTATCACAACGCAAATCGAGCGATTTGCAAGGACCATGGGTTCCGTACCAATTGGAAGCATCCTACGAGTTACTCTGAACGCAAACCCTGGCTCCCTTGGTAAACCAGCAGAGAACCTGTCTGAAGCTGAGCTTATGGAGTGGCGACTCCAAGCATTCCAAAGGCGCCTCGGAGCACTATTTCCGAATGATCTAGCTGCGGACGGGATGAAGCAAAAAAACTTTGGTAAAAGTCTGCTGTACGCGCTCAAGCTGGCGGTGGAAAGAGAGGTGCTTAGCTTTAGGGATCGGCAGATCGTGTGGGCGCTCGCGACTCACTATTCCGATGGTCAGGCGATGGTCACAGCTACACTCATCATCTGCGAGGCGGACGACAAGTCGGTGGAAGAACTGGTGAAGGGGTGGGAGTTCTACTCGACTGCTGATGCCCCGCATCGAGTGGACCTACCTGCACTTTCGACTCTGGAGCGGTTGACGATGGAATCCAGCGTTGATGCCAAGGCATATATGGGCTTCGAGTTGCCAAAGTCAGATATGGACGAAAACCCGTTCGAGGTCTTCAGGAAGTTCTATCGCATCTACCCGCATTTTTCGCGTGTTGAGCTTTAG